A stretch of the Leptospira kirschneri serovar Cynopteri str. 3522 CT genome encodes the following:
- a CDS encoding S1 RNA-binding domain-containing protein yields the protein MKESEKELFEKMLDASFKKKKAMEAGTKITAIVNSAKKDFVFVTSKEGKLPGIISSEEFIESGLPNPGEELEAYFLKEDHGDVHFTTCLSGDLLDKDLLEIAKKAEIPVLGQFVSEGDSGAEVKIGEFSGFCPFSQIDPELKKSGLIGKRLKFLIQDFGSRNKLVVSQKKISDRAKEAKLGVLKQELKEGMFVTCKVKTIQNFGLIVEMDGGLNALVPISEATYKKNPELEKEFQVGQTLRARVLRIDWENQKFALTVKDFLKDPWAQTVPFKEGDIVKGTIDSLKPFGVFVKLDDHFNGLVPGRETGVSSRVPLNQSFKPGEVIDVFVMEVNPEKKQISLSIQKAKEIQERMDYSSYLSVDTSGSTSSFGAILQNSLNKNKKK from the coding sequence ATGAAAGAATCCGAAAAAGAACTCTTCGAAAAAATGTTAGACGCTTCCTTTAAAAAGAAAAAAGCCATGGAAGCCGGAACCAAAATCACAGCGATCGTAAACTCTGCAAAAAAAGATTTTGTTTTTGTAACCTCAAAAGAAGGAAAACTTCCGGGAATCATTTCTTCGGAAGAGTTTATAGAATCCGGATTGCCAAATCCCGGAGAAGAACTTGAAGCTTATTTTTTAAAGGAAGATCACGGGGACGTTCACTTTACTACTTGTTTAAGCGGAGATTTATTAGACAAAGATCTATTAGAAATTGCTAAAAAAGCTGAAATTCCTGTACTGGGACAGTTTGTTTCCGAAGGGGATTCCGGAGCCGAGGTGAAAATTGGAGAGTTTAGCGGGTTTTGTCCTTTTTCCCAAATTGACCCGGAGCTAAAAAAATCAGGTCTTATTGGAAAACGTTTAAAGTTCTTAATTCAGGATTTTGGAAGCAGAAATAAGTTAGTAGTTTCTCAAAAGAAAATTTCCGATCGAGCCAAAGAAGCTAAATTAGGAGTTTTGAAACAAGAATTAAAAGAAGGAATGTTTGTCACCTGTAAAGTAAAAACGATCCAGAACTTCGGCCTGATCGTAGAGATGGACGGAGGACTGAACGCACTCGTTCCAATCAGTGAGGCTACTTATAAAAAAAATCCGGAATTGGAAAAAGAATTTCAAGTAGGTCAGACTTTAAGAGCCAGAGTTCTTAGAATCGATTGGGAAAATCAGAAGTTCGCATTAACGGTTAAGGATTTTCTAAAGGACCCTTGGGCACAAACGGTTCCTTTTAAGGAAGGTGACATCGTAAAAGGAACGATCGACTCTCTCAAACCTTTTGGCGTATTTGTAAAGTTAGACGATCATTTCAATGGTCTTGTTCCGGGAAGAGAAACCGGAGTTTCTAGTCGAGTTCCTTTAAATCAGAGTTTTAAACCCGGAGAAGTAATTGACGTTTTTGTAATGGAAGTCAATCCGGAGAAAAAACAGATTTCTCTTTCAATTCAAAAGGCAAAAGAGATTCAGGAGAGAATGGATTACAGCAGTTATTTGAGTGTGGACACGAGCGGTTCTACGAGTTCGTTTGGAGCGATCCTTCAAAACTCTCTGAACAAAAATAAGAAAAAATAA
- a CDS encoding glycosyltransferase family 2 protein, with amino-acid sequence MRLPLSVCIITLNEEDNLERCLKPLDFVSEIIIVDSGSKDQTVKIARKYKAKVRKRKFDNYVSQKNFALSLVQNEWVLTLDADEEVSTDLKEEILALFQNGLPTVDGYSTPRLTWYLGKWIRHGGWYPNRRIRLFHRSKGKFGGGIVHETIQLQGTCKKLNSPVYHYSYKSIGDHIRFINAYSELGAQEKFNAGKKSGLFHAFLEGFYKTFWMYFIRLGFLDGKQGFILATFGFYYNFLKYIKLYEMNLKDKKEE; translated from the coding sequence ATGCGACTTCCTCTTTCCGTTTGTATCATCACTCTCAACGAAGAAGACAATCTAGAACGTTGTCTGAAACCTTTGGACTTTGTTTCCGAAATTATAATCGTAGATTCAGGCTCCAAAGATCAAACCGTAAAAATCGCCCGAAAATATAAGGCCAAAGTACGTAAGAGAAAATTCGACAACTATGTAAGTCAGAAAAACTTTGCTCTTTCTCTCGTTCAAAATGAATGGGTATTAACCCTGGACGCAGACGAAGAAGTTTCTACAGACTTAAAGGAAGAGATTTTAGCACTTTTTCAAAACGGACTTCCTACCGTGGACGGTTATTCTACTCCTAGACTAACCTGGTATCTAGGAAAATGGATTCGTCACGGAGGTTGGTATCCAAACCGAAGAATCCGTCTTTTTCATAGATCCAAAGGTAAATTTGGAGGTGGGATCGTTCACGAAACGATTCAACTTCAAGGTACATGCAAAAAATTGAATTCTCCTGTGTATCATTATTCCTATAAAAGTATAGGAGACCATATACGTTTTATCAACGCCTATTCAGAGTTAGGTGCTCAGGAAAAATTCAACGCCGGTAAAAAAAGTGGTCTTTTTCATGCGTTTCTGGAAGGTTTTTATAAAACGTTTTGGATGTATTTTATACGACTGGGTTTTTTAGACGGTAAACAGGGTTTTATTTTAGCAACTTTCGGATTTTATTATAATTTTCTTAAGTATATCAAACTATATGAAATGAATCTGAAAGATAAAAAAGAAGAATAG
- a CDS encoding flagellin — translation MNCSTILLYRFFCLFLLITYISCSSVSNQRIHLEKKVSFTQIEEAQSFLHTLEIHFQIITEILQNIRILAVRSSHKNHIQEDRNQFDLEFQELLKEICRIRESARFRNIFLLDTENSSRPISISLQIDPQSSPILLPLPELQPEEFGLHTWSLKKFQSKMNVKTNTAAVQSIDIINNSLSKIAFERATIGASWERLSYSKRLRDSLSNIY, via the coding sequence ATGAATTGCTCTACAATTTTACTCTATCGATTCTTTTGTTTGTTTCTTTTGATAACTTATATCTCTTGTAGTTCTGTATCCAACCAAAGAATACACTTAGAAAAAAAAGTTTCTTTCACTCAAATTGAAGAGGCACAATCTTTTTTACATACATTAGAAATACATTTTCAGATTATCACCGAAATTTTACAAAATATAAGAATCTTGGCTGTCAGAAGTTCGCATAAGAACCACATACAAGAAGATCGAAATCAATTTGATCTAGAATTCCAGGAATTGCTAAAAGAAATCTGTAGAATTCGAGAAAGCGCTCGTTTCAGAAACATTTTTTTATTAGATACTGAAAACTCTTCTCGGCCTATAAGCATATCGTTACAAATTGATCCACAAAGTTCTCCGATTTTGCTACCATTACCAGAACTTCAACCGGAAGAATTTGGTCTTCACACTTGGAGTCTAAAAAAATTTCAGAGTAAAATGAATGTAAAAACGAACACCGCTGCGGTTCAATCTATAGATATTATAAATAACTCTCTTTCAAAGATAGCTTTCGAGAGAGCTACAATTGGAGCTTCGTGGGAACGGCTAAGTTATAGTAAACGTTTGCGTGACTCATTGTCAAATATATATTAA
- the aroE gene encoding shikimate dehydrogenase gives MKTKTNQTVKTFGIVGFPLSHSLSPLIHNSIYKDKSINASYLVFETPDLNIEKIQEFRNSGILGLSVTIPHKENAFALADKADDTSRIMKASNTLLIGPDSIYAYNTDGDGAYRSILEFSPESLRTGKVVILGSGGSARGIAFSLAVSGKIQNLLVCSRNEITAKEICLLVAKNSNVKAEPISQDLLLDRKEEISLVIHTTPLGMKGQSPGPYLPENFFNPNMTLFDIVYNPLETPLVKAAQKAGTKIIPGSEMLLYQAMKQFELFTGISPNAEDIIKTRERLSKALENR, from the coding sequence TTGAAAACCAAAACAAATCAGACGGTTAAAACTTTCGGTATAGTTGGATTTCCTCTTTCACATTCTCTCTCCCCTTTAATTCATAATTCAATTTATAAAGATAAAAGTATTAACGCCTCGTATCTAGTTTTTGAAACTCCAGACTTAAATATAGAAAAAATACAAGAATTCCGAAACTCCGGAATCTTAGGACTTTCCGTAACTATTCCTCATAAAGAAAACGCCTTTGCTCTCGCAGATAAAGCAGATGATACATCTAGAATTATGAAAGCTTCGAACACTTTGTTGATCGGACCAGACTCTATTTACGCATACAACACCGATGGAGATGGCGCCTATCGTTCCATATTAGAATTTTCTCCAGAATCCTTAAGAACCGGAAAAGTAGTGATCTTAGGAAGCGGAGGAAGCGCAAGAGGAATCGCATTTAGTCTTGCAGTTTCAGGTAAAATTCAAAACTTACTTGTGTGTTCCAGAAATGAAATTACCGCAAAAGAAATTTGTTTATTAGTTGCTAAAAATTCAAACGTAAAGGCGGAACCAATTTCGCAAGATCTGTTACTTGATCGAAAAGAAGAAATTTCATTAGTCATTCATACAACTCCTTTAGGAATGAAAGGACAATCACCAGGTCCGTATCTTCCCGAAAATTTTTTTAACCCGAATATGACTCTTTTTGATATAGTTTATAATCCTCTAGAAACTCCTTTGGTCAAAGCGGCGCAAAAAGCGGGAACAAAAATCATTCCCGGATCGGAAATGCTTTTGTATCAGGCAATGAAACAGTTCGAACTTTTTACAGGAATTTCGCCTAACGCAGAAGATATAATCAAAACTAGGGAACGTCTATCTAAAGCATTAGAAAATCGATGA
- a CDS encoding bifunctional folylpolyglutamate synthase/dihydrofolate synthase, translated as MNSDFDFLEFANGLSNLEKSRNFNVFTGYSLEPFAKTLKKFGFDQRNESTFCRISVVGTNAKGSITHFLGEYFRIYGFKTGLYTSPHLISPLERIRIGTKSQNFRNILTKELDQLLNEWKSLKAIEDLKSFSFFELFTCASFSFFEKESMEIQIYEAGLGGRLDATKLCDPDIVVLGVIGLDHKEILGNTKEEILEEKLGICTSNTKALFAIEQKEPELNEKISSWCSQYGIDCTIIPQIPSKNTYLKKNQIFSYQVFQDILKFDFFLKSTNKKIDLGFPKSETVSSISNALSFEIFEKYITSPPGRLSVLRHSPLIVFDPAHNPDAFIETLRSLSFLFPSHRFRIYAGLLKDKDGNGILEILRKARNKSDILGFQFLKENGFVIPDNCHSEETISDSEFRSVLQRLDDPFEPILILGSFRLFPIVIDLL; from the coding sequence ATGAATTCAGATTTCGACTTTTTAGAATTTGCAAACGGACTTTCTAATTTAGAAAAGAGCAGAAACTTCAACGTTTTTACCGGTTATTCCTTGGAACCGTTTGCCAAAACCTTAAAAAAGTTTGGTTTTGATCAAAGAAACGAATCTACTTTTTGTAGAATCTCAGTAGTAGGAACAAATGCAAAAGGTTCTATCACTCATTTTTTAGGAGAATATTTTCGGATCTATGGTTTCAAAACGGGACTTTACACTTCACCTCATTTAATTAGTCCTTTGGAAAGAATTCGGATAGGAACCAAATCTCAAAATTTCAGAAACATTCTCACAAAAGAATTGGATCAATTGTTAAACGAATGGAAATCTCTCAAAGCCATTGAAGATTTAAAATCTTTTTCTTTTTTTGAACTTTTTACGTGTGCCTCCTTTTCCTTTTTTGAAAAAGAATCTATGGAAATTCAAATTTACGAGGCAGGTCTTGGAGGTAGGTTAGACGCAACCAAACTCTGCGACCCGGACATAGTCGTTTTAGGAGTAATAGGTTTAGATCATAAAGAAATATTAGGAAATACGAAAGAAGAAATCTTAGAAGAAAAACTCGGAATCTGTACTTCCAACACAAAAGCACTTTTTGCAATCGAACAAAAAGAGCCGGAATTAAACGAAAAAATCTCATCTTGGTGTTCTCAGTACGGAATTGATTGTACTATCATTCCTCAAATCCCATCTAAAAACACATATCTTAAAAAAAATCAGATCTTTTCTTATCAAGTATTTCAAGATATTCTAAAATTTGATTTCTTTTTAAAATCTACCAATAAAAAAATCGATCTAGGATTTCCTAAATCTGAAACTGTTTCCTCAATTTCAAATGCACTTAGCTTCGAAATTTTTGAAAAATACATAACTTCTCCTCCGGGTAGATTAAGCGTTTTACGACATTCTCCTCTTATCGTTTTTGATCCTGCACACAATCCAGATGCTTTTATAGAAACCCTACGAAGTTTATCCTTTCTTTTCCCATCTCATAGATTTCGAATTTATGCGGGTTTGTTAAAAGATAAGGACGGAAACGGTATTTTGGAAATTTTAAGAAAAGCGCGTAACAAATCGGATATTTTGGGGTTTCAATTTTTAAAGGAAAATGGGTTTGTTATTCCAGACAACTGCCATTCAGAAGAAACGATCTCAGACTCTGAATTTAGATCCGTATTACAACGTTTAGATGATCCTTTCGAACCAATTTTGATTTTAGGTAGCTTTCGTTTATTTCCGATTGTTATCGATCTACTCTGA
- a CDS encoding PEGA domain-containing protein, producing MIRLFAFILILSILNIGIFAQGIEKYYRFPESGMYTKVTFETERKLCIFPLKNQNADSNLDYLSKGYGGVLFSGLKGLFQIFDPDVIPKSIQHGFGDPIEKERLKKGEWDGNILERVKNIKETSPEKDPRFLTLKTEFISEETPPEDSNLFLSGKKAGCFYHLAGTYEKKSESQMELKLVLRSSKDASRKEFRAKTSVRRSYQELEGLIGEIKKELVGKNTVSFSFKSGDIDGVLVFLDGQFLGKTPLQRSDILPGNRKVKYYMDGFQSEEKRVSIQDGGNFEMILARTPKDGLISVTSNPEGANVYLGSEFLGKTPIINVRVKTGYNRLRLSMEGHVDLLKGVEIKKDEETKLDLVLKQGDTITYYKNKQNVFLDHSYNDFSIYSLYGTLLFYVGYYYFNLKANDLYDRARSRVNLTGLYYASLSAPQDQFIGLYLYEERIVRETNRDAGRYQKLAGNFGRHEGLTGGVMIYGMAAMLILAVTFYWLGLDEETLDVGAVPKRLNNPYAIPGQFVEIDSFAKFNLKF from the coding sequence ATGATTCGATTATTTGCATTTATTTTAATATTATCTATTTTGAATATAGGAATTTTTGCACAAGGTATCGAAAAATACTATCGTTTCCCAGAATCCGGGATGTATACGAAGGTCACGTTCGAAACCGAAAGAAAACTATGTATATTTCCACTTAAAAATCAAAACGCGGACTCGAATCTAGACTATTTGAGTAAGGGCTACGGAGGGGTATTATTTTCAGGTTTAAAAGGACTTTTTCAAATTTTTGATCCGGATGTAATTCCGAAAAGTATTCAGCACGGTTTCGGAGATCCCATTGAAAAAGAAAGATTAAAAAAGGGAGAATGGGACGGAAACATTTTGGAAAGGGTAAAGAATATAAAAGAGACTTCTCCGGAAAAAGATCCTCGTTTTTTAACTTTAAAAACTGAATTTATTTCGGAGGAAACTCCACCCGAAGACAGTAATCTATTTTTATCTGGTAAAAAGGCGGGATGTTTTTATCATCTCGCTGGAACATACGAAAAAAAAAGCGAGTCTCAAATGGAACTCAAACTCGTTCTGCGATCTTCTAAAGATGCTTCTCGAAAAGAATTCCGAGCTAAAACTAGCGTTAGACGCTCTTATCAGGAATTGGAAGGATTAATCGGAGAAATCAAAAAAGAATTGGTCGGAAAGAATACGGTTTCTTTTTCGTTTAAATCAGGAGATATAGACGGAGTTCTCGTTTTTTTGGATGGACAATTTTTGGGAAAAACTCCTTTACAAAGATCTGATATTCTTCCCGGAAATCGCAAGGTTAAATATTACATGGATGGGTTTCAGAGCGAAGAAAAAAGAGTTTCGATTCAGGACGGTGGAAACTTTGAAATGATTCTTGCTAGAACTCCTAAGGATGGATTGATTTCTGTGACTTCCAATCCGGAAGGTGCAAACGTTTATCTAGGTTCGGAATTTTTAGGTAAAACTCCTATCATCAACGTTCGAGTTAAAACGGGTTATAATCGTCTTCGACTTTCGATGGAAGGTCACGTGGATCTTTTAAAAGGAGTGGAGATCAAAAAGGACGAAGAAACAAAACTAGATTTGGTTTTAAAACAGGGAGATACGATCACTTATTATAAAAATAAACAGAACGTTTTTTTGGATCATTCGTATAACGATTTTTCGATTTATTCCTTATACGGAACTCTTTTGTTTTACGTCGGTTATTATTATTTCAACTTGAAGGCCAATGATTTATACGATCGTGCTCGTAGTCGGGTGAATCTTACAGGTCTTTATTATGCGTCTCTCTCTGCCCCTCAAGATCAGTTTATCGGTTTGTATCTTTATGAAGAAAGAATTGTTCGTGAAACGAATCGAGATGCGGGTAGGTATCAAAAACTTGCAGGGAACTTTGGCAGGCACGAAGGATTGACAGGTGGCGTGATGATTTACGGAATGGCGGCGATGTTGATCTTAGCCGTGACTTTTTATTGGCTTGGTTTAGATGAGGAAACTTTGGATGTGGGAGCGGTCCCGAAAAGGTTAAACAATCCATATGCGATTCCGGGTCAGTTTGTTGAGATCGATTCTTTTGCGAAGTTTAATTTAAAATTTTGA
- a CDS encoding ABC transporter permease subunit: MISFGNGLRIFFVFLTLVGVLWKNPPTEVFLEDSFCSVTWSHPLGCDRLGRDVYGLFSYGTISTLLFSLPSRLFTLAFSSLICLFQYSFPFTGRWFFTPISSVFVSVPSLLIALLTVHALGQGSYVLIVAILLGDWAFSYETLQSKIRETDGSGFVLASSFFGASRANVFQNHIFPSAFPVLKVLFTTGLPGVVMTLALFSYLGVSAGSDWFGPGLGEQISFARDYVYSAPLALVMPIVGIVGLVATLNVKKK; this comes from the coding sequence TTGATTTCCTTTGGTAATGGTTTGAGGATCTTTTTTGTTTTCTTAACCTTAGTTGGTGTATTATGGAAAAATCCGCCTACGGAAGTTTTTTTAGAAGACAGTTTTTGTTCTGTAACTTGGAGTCATCCTTTGGGTTGTGATCGATTGGGCCGAGACGTATATGGTCTTTTTTCTTACGGAACGATTTCCACTCTTCTATTTTCTTTACCTTCTAGGTTGTTTACTTTGGCGTTCAGTTCTTTAATTTGTCTTTTTCAATATTCTTTTCCGTTTACCGGAAGGTGGTTTTTTACTCCGATTTCTTCCGTGTTCGTTTCCGTTCCTTCTTTGCTCATCGCTTTACTTACTGTTCACGCGTTAGGACAAGGATCTTACGTTTTGATCGTCGCAATTTTGTTAGGTGACTGGGCGTTTTCATACGAGACTCTTCAAAGTAAAATTCGGGAAACGGATGGAAGTGGATTTGTACTCGCATCTTCTTTTTTTGGGGCTTCGAGGGCTAACGTTTTTCAAAATCATATTTTTCCTTCGGCTTTTCCAGTTTTAAAAGTTCTATTTACTACAGGATTACCTGGGGTTGTAATGACGCTGGCGCTTTTTAGTTATTTGGGAGTAAGCGCTGGTTCCGACTGGTTCGGTCCCGGTTTAGGTGAACAAATTTCCTTTGCAAGAGACTATGTTTATTCTGCTCCTTTAGCTTTGGTAATGCCTATTGTAGGAATCGTTGGTTTAGTTGCTACTTTAAACGTGAAAAAAAAATGA